In one window of Coralliovum pocilloporae DNA:
- a CDS encoding methyltetrahydrofolate cobalamin methyltransferase codes for MTRTIVSSDKMEIAIGFDQPFCIIGERINPTGRKKLAAAMKEGDYSMVEADAIAQVEAGAHMLDVNAGIPLADEPRILAETIQLVQSLVDVPIAIDSSIIDALEAGLSVYKGRALVNSVTGEDESLERVLPLVKKYDAAVVAISNDETGISEDPNVRFEVAKKIVERAADHGISHDRVVVDPLVMPVGALNTAGVQVFDLLRRLHTELKVNTTCGASNISFGIPNRHVMNAHFLAMSSVVGMTSAIMNPLHKEELEGIRAADVLNGHDPDCLSWLKANRPAEEPSADGAEGGEGRRGRRGGERRRRRA; via the coding sequence ATGACCCGTACTATTGTCAGCTCAGACAAGATGGAAATTGCCATCGGTTTTGACCAGCCGTTCTGCATCATTGGTGAGCGCATCAACCCGACCGGCCGTAAGAAGCTGGCCGCCGCCATGAAAGAAGGCGACTACTCCATGGTTGAGGCCGATGCCATTGCACAGGTAGAGGCTGGCGCTCACATGCTAGACGTCAATGCCGGTATTCCTCTGGCAGACGAACCGCGCATTCTGGCCGAAACCATCCAGCTGGTGCAGTCTCTGGTTGATGTGCCGATCGCAATCGACTCTTCCATCATCGACGCTCTGGAAGCCGGTCTGTCCGTCTACAAGGGCCGCGCACTGGTTAACTCCGTTACCGGTGAAGACGAGTCACTCGAGCGCGTTCTGCCGCTGGTCAAGAAATACGACGCTGCTGTTGTTGCTATCTCCAACGACGAAACCGGCATCTCCGAAGACCCGAATGTCCGTTTCGAAGTTGCGAAGAAGATCGTTGAACGCGCTGCCGACCACGGCATCTCTCACGATCGTGTTGTTGTTGACCCGCTCGTCATGCCGGTTGGTGCTCTGAACACCGCAGGTGTTCAGGTTTTTGACCTTCTCCGTCGTCTGCACACCGAGCTGAAAGTCAACACCACCTGTGGCGCATCCAACATCTCCTTCGGCATCCCGAACCGTCACGTGATGAACGCTCACTTCCTGGCCATGTCTTCCGTTGTTGGTATGACATCCGCCATCATGAACCCGCTTCACAAGGAAGAGCTCGAAGGTATCCGCGCAGCTGACGTGCTGAACGGTCACGATCCGGACTGCCTGTCCTGGCTGAAAGCCAACCGTCCTGCTGAAGAACCATCTGCTGATGGCGCTGAAGGTGGCGAAGGCCGTCGCGGTCGTCGCGGTGGCGAGCGTCGCCGTCGTCGCGCCTGA
- a CDS encoding alpha/beta hydrolase yields MLILLSALVLSGCARGRPESGALLTSLHPDTGASLHTIFVASSRQRDERRGTYFNGERAEGLNFAQFHISVPPGHETDKIEWPSTYPGNPQEAFTVRAAGHLSTRDFSRNLIHDVQQGSGDILIFVHGYNTHFAEGLYRFTQIVHDSGFPGTALHFSWASRGEVPLYLYDLNSATAARNRLEKTIELAARHARGKVHIMAHSMGNWLLMETLRQSRLKGQDPFRGRRGAVVMAAPDIDLNVFMEQMKDIGKPESPILLIASGDDLPLQLSERLGGDVPRLGAYRDRDALAEQGLILLDLTDVDSADRSGHSAFAEISDILPRLARQARLVDGRTEDSGVGQNLVRVGSSLTDLVRNAASTVVPIPGLATP; encoded by the coding sequence ATGTTGATTCTTCTCTCAGCTCTTGTGCTGTCGGGGTGCGCGCGGGGGCGTCCTGAAAGTGGGGCCCTGCTGACGAGTCTGCACCCTGATACAGGGGCTTCTCTTCATACGATCTTTGTTGCGAGCTCGCGACAGCGCGATGAGCGGCGCGGGACTTACTTCAACGGCGAGCGGGCCGAAGGGCTTAATTTCGCACAGTTTCACATCTCCGTGCCTCCGGGGCATGAGACCGATAAAATTGAGTGGCCAAGTACCTATCCGGGCAATCCGCAGGAGGCCTTTACCGTACGTGCTGCGGGACATTTGTCGACGCGTGATTTCTCACGGAATCTGATCCATGACGTGCAACAGGGCTCTGGTGATATTCTGATTTTTGTACATGGATACAACACGCATTTTGCTGAGGGTCTTTATCGGTTCACTCAGATTGTGCACGATTCCGGTTTTCCGGGGACCGCTCTTCATTTCAGCTGGGCCTCACGTGGGGAAGTACCGTTGTATCTTTATGACCTGAACAGTGCGACGGCAGCGCGGAACAGGCTTGAAAAGACAATTGAATTGGCTGCCCGCCATGCTAGGGGCAAGGTTCACATCATGGCTCATTCCATGGGCAATTGGCTGTTGATGGAAACCTTGCGTCAGTCCCGACTGAAGGGACAGGATCCTTTCCGTGGACGACGGGGGGCCGTCGTTATGGCCGCACCGGATATCGATCTGAATGTCTTTATGGAGCAGATGAAAGATATTGGAAAACCTGAAAGCCCCATTCTGCTGATCGCTTCAGGTGATGATTTGCCTCTGCAGCTGTCTGAGCGTCTTGGCGGTGACGTTCCGCGTCTCGGTGCTTATCGGGACAGGGATGCGCTTGCGGAACAAGGTCTCATTCTGCTGGATCTGACCGATGTTGATTCCGCCGATCGCAGTGGCCATTCAGCGTTCGCTGAGATCAGTGATATCCTGCCGCGTCTGGCCAGGCAGGCCCGTCTGGTTGATGGACGGACCGAAGATTCGGGTGTTGGCCAGAATCTTGTCCGGGTCGGGTCGAGCCTTACTGATCTGGTTCGGAATGCAGCAAGCACCGTTGTTCCAATCCCCGGTCTGGCAACACCATAA
- a CDS encoding GcvT family protein: protein MAQFQKSAKVVIIGQGGIVGASVAHHLIERGWDNIIGIDKSGIPTDIGSTGHASDFCFMTAHDQMTIFTTKYSIDFFEARGRYERIGGIEVARKDDDERMRELERRVTSGRAFGSNVRMMSVEEVKEKMPLVDTDYIQGALWDPDAGLVVPRSQTVAGELVQEAEATGKLETIANCSCTGLDIENGRIKGVHTEKGYIATEHVVVCAGLWGRLISEMAGEDLPVMPVDHPLTFFGPYDEFAGTGKEIGFPLLRDQGNSAYLRDTGAAGTTEGGQIEWGYYEEKEPRLVHPRDILEKEQARLSPSQRDLEMEQVIEPLERAMELTPILGELGYNEKHSFNGLLQVTADGGPSIGESPDVRGLWYGVSVWVKDGPGTGKIIADWMTDGRTHIDHASIDYARYYPIQKSEKYIYDRCYETAFKIYNPPVHSREPYSMGRNLRTAPYYLREKEFGGHFMEIVGWERAHGYAGNDHLLEKYADRVPERLNEWDNRHFWRVSNAEHLELSENIGMVNLSHFAIYDVTGRDAATLMEYVSSSKVAGDTAVGKGVYTNFLDDTGGVMADLTVLRLGENRFQMIDGGDAGNRDATYLRRMAQDKGWDVFVEDRTDHYGCIGVWGPNARATLQKLADDPAGLDLENFGFGACKNFTLRGVPVKGFRISYVGEQGWELHFSMSYGLALWDMFRELGITPVGVETYANSRRLEKSLRLQNADLLTEYNLLEAGLARPKVKAADFRGKAANIAQRELDHQAALLCTMTVTNDVDQEGVRRFMMGNCPIIDPRTNEVLIDSKGRRSYTTSFAYGPSVDKNIALGYLPHDYCEEGRELEIEYFNQKFPIKVEAVGMKALYDPTNARMKS from the coding sequence ATGGCGCAGTTCCAAAAAAGCGCGAAGGTCGTCATTATCGGGCAGGGCGGTATTGTTGGTGCTTCCGTTGCTCACCACCTGATTGAACGTGGCTGGGACAACATTATCGGTATCGATAAATCCGGTATTCCAACCGACATCGGGTCCACCGGTCATGCATCAGATTTCTGCTTCATGACCGCTCATGATCAGATGACAATCTTCACCACCAAGTACAGCATCGACTTCTTTGAAGCGCGCGGTCGCTACGAGCGTATCGGTGGTATCGAGGTTGCTCGTAAAGACGACGATGAGCGTATGCGCGAGCTGGAGCGTCGCGTAACCTCCGGTCGTGCGTTCGGCAGCAATGTCCGGATGATGTCCGTTGAGGAAGTCAAGGAAAAGATGCCGCTGGTTGATACCGACTACATCCAGGGTGCCCTGTGGGACCCGGACGCTGGTCTGGTTGTTCCGCGCTCTCAGACTGTTGCCGGTGAACTGGTTCAGGAAGCAGAAGCAACCGGTAAACTGGAAACCATCGCGAACTGCTCCTGTACCGGTCTTGATATCGAGAACGGCCGCATCAAGGGTGTTCACACCGAAAAAGGCTACATTGCTACCGAGCATGTTGTTGTCTGTGCCGGTCTCTGGGGTCGTCTGATTTCTGAGATGGCTGGTGAAGATCTGCCGGTTATGCCTGTTGATCACCCGCTGACCTTCTTTGGTCCGTATGATGAGTTCGCAGGTACTGGCAAGGAAATCGGTTTCCCGCTGCTTCGTGACCAGGGTAACTCTGCATATCTGCGCGACACTGGCGCTGCTGGTACCACTGAAGGTGGCCAGATTGAATGGGGTTACTACGAAGAGAAAGAGCCGCGTCTGGTTCACCCGCGCGATATTCTCGAGAAGGAACAGGCCCGTCTGTCTCCGTCCCAGCGTGACCTTGAGATGGAACAGGTTATCGAGCCGCTTGAGCGTGCCATGGAGCTGACACCTATCCTGGGTGAACTCGGCTACAACGAAAAGCACTCCTTCAACGGTCTGCTTCAGGTGACAGCCGACGGTGGTCCGTCCATCGGTGAATCTCCGGATGTCCGCGGTCTCTGGTACGGTGTTTCCGTCTGGGTTAAAGACGGCCCAGGAACCGGCAAGATCATTGCTGACTGGATGACTGATGGTCGTACCCATATCGATCACGCCAGCATTGATTATGCGCGTTACTACCCGATCCAGAAGTCTGAAAAATACATCTACGACCGCTGCTATGAAACAGCGTTCAAGATCTACAACCCGCCGGTTCACTCCCGCGAGCCGTATTCCATGGGTCGTAATCTGCGGACTGCACCTTACTACCTTCGTGAGAAGGAATTCGGCGGCCACTTCATGGAAATCGTTGGTTGGGAACGTGCGCATGGTTATGCAGGCAATGACCATTTGCTTGAGAAATATGCAGACCGTGTGCCTGAGCGCCTGAATGAGTGGGACAATCGTCACTTCTGGCGTGTGTCCAATGCCGAGCATCTGGAGCTTTCCGAGAACATCGGCATGGTGAACCTGTCTCACTTTGCCATCTACGATGTGACCGGTCGTGATGCCGCGACACTGATGGAATATGTGTCTTCCTCCAAAGTGGCTGGTGACACAGCTGTCGGCAAAGGTGTTTACACCAACTTCCTGGATGACACCGGCGGTGTGATGGCTGACCTGACCGTTCTGCGTCTGGGCGAGAACCGCTTCCAGATGATCGATGGTGGTGATGCCGGTAACCGTGATGCGACCTATCTGCGCCGCATGGCTCAGGACAAGGGCTGGGATGTCTTTGTTGAAGACCGGACAGATCATTATGGCTGTATTGGTGTCTGGGGTCCAAATGCCCGTGCCACCCTGCAGAAGCTGGCTGATGACCCGGCTGGCCTGGATCTGGAAAACTTCGGATTTGGTGCATGTAAAAACTTCACCCTGCGCGGCGTGCCGGTCAAAGGCTTCCGTATCTCCTATGTCGGTGAACAGGGTTGGGAACTGCACTTCTCCATGAGCTATGGTCTGGCTCTGTGGGATATGTTCCGTGAACTGGGCATCACTCCGGTCGGCGTTGAGACCTACGCAAACAGCCGTCGTCTGGAAAAGAGCCTGCGTCTGCAGAATGCTGACCTCCTGACCGAGTATAACCTGCTTGAAGCAGGTCTTGCCCGTCCGAAGGTCAAAGCTGCCGACTTCCGTGGTAAAGCGGCCAATATTGCACAGCGTGAGCTTGACCATCAGGCCGCTCTGCTCTGCACCATGACCGTGACCAACGATGTGGATCAGGAAGGTGTTCGCCGCTTCATGATGGGCAATTGCCCGATCATTGATCCGCGCACCAACGAAGTGCTGATCGACAGCAAGGGCCGTCGCTCCTACACCACCAGCTTTGCCTATGGTCCGTCCGTAGACAAGAACATCGCACTCGGTTATCTGCCGCATGACTATTGCGAAGAAGGCCGTGAGCTGGAGATCGAGTATTTCAACCAGAAATTCCCGATCAAGGTGGAAGCAGTTGGCATGAAGGCTCTCTACGACCCGACCAATGCCCGTATGAAATCCTGA
- the bmt gene encoding betaine--homocysteine S-methyltransferase, giving the protein MSKLQDLITEKGVLLADGATGTNFFGMGLESGNPPEEWNLTLPENVKRLHRGFIEAGSDIILTNTFGGNRHRLKLHAFDNQVAEINKAAVRIAQEVAAEVDRTVIIAGSIGPTGELLAPLGELTYEGAVDAFREQMVALKEAGADALWVETMSSPEEMKAAAEAADGLDIPFVLTASFDTAGKTMMGLSPKGLGDLTKEFKCEPVAIGSNCGVGASDLLAAISELTAAYPDIIVVAKANCGIPQVSGDSVIYTGTPELMEDYVRLAIDVGARIIGGCCGTACEHLSRMRYAMDHHERGPRPSNEVIAARTGPFVANLANSNSETEGQAQPRRRRAGGRRRSA; this is encoded by the coding sequence GTGTCAAAGTTACAAGATCTGATTACCGAGAAAGGCGTTCTGCTCGCCGACGGCGCAACGGGAACCAATTTCTTTGGCATGGGACTTGAATCCGGCAACCCGCCGGAGGAATGGAACCTGACCCTTCCTGAAAACGTCAAGCGGCTGCATCGTGGCTTTATCGAAGCCGGATCGGATATCATCCTGACCAATACATTTGGTGGAAACCGGCACCGTCTGAAACTGCACGCTTTTGACAATCAGGTCGCTGAGATCAACAAGGCAGCCGTACGCATTGCTCAGGAAGTGGCCGCAGAAGTCGACCGAACCGTGATCATTGCAGGCTCCATCGGCCCAACCGGAGAACTGCTCGCCCCTCTTGGAGAATTGACCTATGAAGGGGCCGTTGACGCCTTTCGTGAGCAGATGGTTGCCCTGAAAGAAGCAGGTGCGGATGCCCTTTGGGTCGAAACCATGTCATCTCCGGAAGAGATGAAAGCTGCAGCAGAAGCCGCTGATGGCCTCGATATTCCCTTCGTGCTCACCGCAAGCTTTGATACAGCGGGCAAGACCATGATGGGCCTGTCGCCAAAGGGTCTGGGTGATCTGACAAAGGAATTCAAATGTGAGCCGGTCGCAATCGGGTCCAACTGTGGGGTTGGCGCGTCCGATCTCCTCGCAGCAATCTCCGAACTGACCGCCGCTTACCCGGATATCATTGTGGTCGCCAAAGCCAATTGCGGCATCCCGCAGGTTTCTGGTGACAGCGTGATCTACACAGGTACGCCGGAACTGATGGAAGACTATGTCCGCCTCGCAATCGATGTCGGCGCACGCATCATTGGCGGCTGCTGCGGCACAGCCTGTGAGCACCTGTCCAGAATGCGTTATGCCATGGATCATCATGAACGCGGCCCGCGCCCGAGCAATGAAGTGATTGCCGCACGGACGGGACCATTTGTGGCAAATCTCGCCAATTCCAACAGCGAAACGGAAGGCCAGGCACAGCCACGCCGCCGCCGTGCTGGAGGTCGTCGTCGCAGCGCCTGA
- a CDS encoding trimethylamine methyltransferase family protein, which produces MSDRQAARRGRSARREKRTSGGAVAAVPYITREIPLMEYLNEEGLSRVEEQGETILQEIGVEFREDPEVLEIWKNAGADVDGERVRFPKGLLREIVKTAPREFTQWARNPQRNVQIGGNNTVFAPVYGPPFVTDLDRGRRYGTIEDFRNFVKLAYMSPYLHHSGGTVCEPVDLPVNKRHFDMVYSHLKYSDKPFMGSVTAPERAQDSVDMAKIAFGADFVENNCVMIQLINANSPLVWDATMLGAMKVYARNNQACITSPFILAGAMSPVTVAGTLSQVYAEALSGAALTQLLRPGAPVVFGAFVSSISMQSGAPTFGSPEGSLLLAGAAQLARRIGLPFRSGGSFTASKLPDAQSAQEAAHTITATLMGGVNFALHSAGWLEGGLCSSYEKLIMDADQLGMMHVLAKGVKTDENALALDALREVGPGGHYLGAAHTQANFESGFYRSEIADNNSFEQWELDGRLDMAQRANKKWKKMLAEYEAPELDVAIDEALIDFMARRKDSFPDSNI; this is translated from the coding sequence ATGTCCGACAGACAGGCTGCGCGGCGCGGGCGTTCCGCGCGTAGGGAAAAGCGAACGTCGGGCGGGGCTGTTGCAGCCGTGCCGTACATCACACGTGAAATTCCGCTGATGGAATACCTGAATGAAGAGGGGCTGTCCCGCGTTGAAGAGCAGGGCGAAACCATTCTTCAGGAAATCGGCGTTGAGTTCCGTGAAGATCCGGAAGTTCTTGAGATCTGGAAAAACGCCGGTGCTGACGTTGACGGAGAGCGCGTCCGCTTCCCGAAAGGTCTTCTGCGTGAAATCGTAAAGACCGCGCCGAGGGAATTCACCCAGTGGGCCCGTAACCCGCAGCGCAATGTCCAGATTGGCGGCAACAATACAGTGTTCGCTCCGGTCTATGGCCCTCCCTTCGTGACCGACCTGGACCGTGGCCGTCGCTATGGCACGATTGAGGATTTCCGGAATTTCGTCAAACTGGCTTATATGTCTCCATATCTGCACCACTCTGGTGGTACAGTCTGTGAGCCGGTCGACCTGCCGGTGAACAAGCGCCATTTTGACATGGTCTATTCTCACCTGAAATATTCTGACAAGCCGTTCATGGGGTCTGTTACCGCTCCTGAGCGAGCACAGGATTCCGTCGATATGGCGAAAATCGCTTTTGGTGCGGATTTTGTCGAGAATAACTGCGTGATGATCCAGCTGATCAACGCCAACTCGCCGCTGGTATGGGATGCGACCATGCTGGGTGCGATGAAGGTCTATGCACGCAACAATCAGGCTTGTATCACATCACCGTTCATTCTTGCCGGCGCTATGAGCCCGGTTACGGTTGCCGGTACGCTGTCCCAGGTTTATGCGGAAGCGCTGTCTGGTGCCGCTCTGACGCAGCTGCTGCGTCCGGGTGCTCCGGTTGTTTTCGGTGCATTCGTATCGTCCATCTCCATGCAGTCCGGTGCGCCGACCTTTGGTTCTCCTGAAGGGTCTCTGCTTCTGGCCGGTGCAGCCCAGCTTGCTCGCCGTATTGGCCTGCCATTCCGTTCCGGTGGTTCGTTTACAGCTTCCAAGCTGCCTGATGCTCAGTCTGCACAGGAAGCTGCGCACACGATCACCGCAACCCTGATGGGTGGCGTGAACTTTGCGCTACACTCTGCTGGCTGGCTCGAAGGTGGTCTCTGTTCTTCCTATGAGAAGCTGATCATGGATGCTGACCAGCTCGGCATGATGCATGTGCTGGCCAAGGGCGTGAAGACCGATGAAAACGCGCTGGCACTTGATGCCCTGCGTGAAGTTGGTCCAGGCGGTCACTATCTTGGTGCGGCTCATACTCAGGCCAACTTCGAATCCGGTTTCTACCGTTCTGAGATTGCCGACAACAACTCCTTCGAACAGTGGGAGCTGGATGGCCGTCTTGATATGGCACAGCGTGCCAACAAGAAATGGAAGAAGATGCTGGCTGAGTATGAAGCTCCGGAACTGGATGTTGCCATTGATGAAGCTCTCATCGACTTCATGGCACGCCGGAAAGATTCATTCCCGGACAGCAATATCTAA
- a CDS encoding ASKHA domain-containing protein, producing the protein MTETGTKDKALVIFQPSGRRGTFEVGTPVLDAARSLGVYIESVCGGRGICGRCQVSVSEGQFAKYNITSSAENLSQFSEKEKRYASKRDLADDRRLSCSAFVTGDLVIDVPDEGQVNRQMVRKAADTRHIDRDPATQLCYVEVEEPDMENPLSDADRLIEAIKTEWGYENLTIDFPIYKSLQTILRKGDWKVTAAVFEDKGHPIVTGLWSGFHDRLYGLAVDIGSTTIAMHLNDMLTGQVVASAGVSNPQIRFGEDLMSRVSYIQMNPDKQPELTKAVRDAIDTMIGQVTEEAGVDREEIVEGVFVGNPVMHHLFLGVDPVELGGAPFALTVSEGMTNLARDMDIRINPCGRIYTLPCIAGHVGADAAAVALTEGPHRGEETTLVVDVGTNAEIIIGNNKRALAASSPTGPAFEGAEISCGQRAAPGAIERVRINPETLEPRFKVIGVDLWSDEEGFIEAAGEIGVTGICGSGIVEVIAEMYLAGVISEDGVVDGSLQAKSDRIIANGRTFSYVLWSHGDTVISIIQTDVRAIQLAKAALYAGVKLLMDKLGIETPDAIKFAGAFGSFIDPKYAMVLGLIPDCPLDKVKGVGNSAGTGARMALLNRGHRREIEKTVREIEKIETALEKKFQDHFVNAMAFPNKVDPFTNLRADVTLPEKKAPAEPGDDEASGGRRGGRRRSRRG; encoded by the coding sequence ATGACGGAAACCGGAACAAAAGACAAAGCGCTGGTCATTTTCCAGCCAAGCGGTCGCAGGGGCACCTTTGAGGTCGGCACACCTGTTCTCGACGCGGCAAGATCCCTGGGTGTCTATATCGAATCCGTCTGTGGCGGACGTGGTATTTGTGGCCGGTGTCAGGTCAGCGTCTCAGAAGGCCAGTTCGCCAAGTACAACATCACCAGCTCTGCTGAAAACCTGTCGCAGTTTTCCGAGAAGGAAAAACGCTACGCCTCAAAGCGTGATCTGGCAGACGATCGCCGCCTGAGCTGCTCCGCGTTTGTCACCGGCGATCTGGTCATCGACGTCCCTGATGAGGGACAGGTCAACCGCCAAATGGTGCGCAAGGCAGCAGATACCCGGCATATCGACCGCGACCCGGCAACCCAGCTTTGCTATGTGGAAGTGGAAGAGCCGGATATGGAGAACCCGCTCTCCGATGCTGACCGGCTCATTGAAGCGATCAAGACCGAATGGGGTTATGAGAACCTCACAATCGACTTCCCGATTTACAAGTCTCTCCAGACCATTCTGCGTAAAGGCGACTGGAAAGTCACCGCAGCGGTCTTTGAAGACAAGGGACATCCGATAGTAACTGGACTTTGGTCCGGTTTCCACGACAGGCTCTACGGCCTGGCGGTTGATATCGGCTCCACCACCATCGCCATGCATCTGAATGACATGCTCACAGGACAGGTTGTCGCCTCAGCAGGTGTCTCCAACCCGCAGATCCGTTTCGGCGAAGATCTGATGTCCCGTGTGTCCTATATCCAGATGAACCCGGACAAGCAGCCCGAGCTCACCAAGGCCGTTCGCGATGCCATTGATACGATGATCGGTCAGGTGACGGAAGAAGCCGGTGTCGATCGCGAGGAAATCGTCGAAGGCGTCTTTGTTGGCAACCCGGTCATGCATCACCTGTTCCTCGGCGTTGATCCGGTTGAACTGGGCGGCGCACCATTCGCGCTGACCGTGTCTGAAGGCATGACCAATCTTGCCCGTGACATGGACATTCGCATCAATCCCTGCGGGCGGATCTATACCCTGCCCTGTATTGCCGGCCATGTGGGCGCTGATGCCGCAGCTGTTGCCCTCACAGAGGGCCCGCATCGTGGCGAGGAAACAACGCTTGTTGTGGATGTTGGAACCAATGCTGAGATCATCATCGGCAACAACAAGCGCGCCCTTGCGGCCAGCTCACCCACCGGCCCGGCCTTTGAAGGTGCAGAGATTTCCTGTGGTCAGCGGGCCGCTCCCGGTGCCATCGAGCGCGTACGCATCAACCCGGAAACCCTCGAGCCGCGGTTCAAAGTCATTGGTGTTGACCTCTGGTCTGATGAAGAGGGTTTCATTGAGGCGGCAGGTGAAATCGGCGTAACCGGCATCTGCGGTTCCGGCATTGTGGAAGTCATTGCCGAGATGTATCTCGCAGGCGTGATTTCCGAAGACGGCGTCGTTGATGGCTCCCTGCAGGCGAAAAGTGACCGTATCATCGCCAATGGCCGGACATTCTCTTATGTCCTCTGGTCTCATGGCGACACGGTTATCTCCATCATCCAGACAGATGTTCGGGCTATCCAGTTGGCCAAGGCCGCTCTCTATGCAGGCGTTAAGCTGCTGATGGACAAACTGGGTATCGAGACTCCCGACGCCATCAAGTTTGCTGGCGCATTTGGCAGCTTTATCGACCCCAAATATGCCATGGTGCTCGGCCTTATTCCGGACTGTCCGCTCGACAAGGTCAAAGGCGTTGGCAACTCAGCCGGAACAGGTGCCCGGATGGCTCTTCTCAATCGCGGGCATCGCCGCGAGATCGAGAAAACCGTCCGCGAGATCGAAAAGATCGAAACGGCACTTGAGAAAAAGTTCCAGGATCACTTCGTCAATGCGATGGCTTTCCCCAACAAGGTGGATCCATTCACCAACCTGCGGGCAGACGTGACCTTGCCGGAGAAGAAAGCACCAGCCGAACCGGGTGATGATGAAGCATCCGGTGGCCGGAGAGGTGGACGTAGGCGCTCACGCCGAGGCTGA
- a CDS encoding L-serine ammonia-lyase, with product MDTEQKTQEVVSVFDLFKIGIGPSSSHSVGPMVAANRYCERLDDTGLFEKLDHVTVELYGSLALTGVGHGTDTATILGLLGERPDLIDTETVPGKLAEVYETGQLNLFGRKSVAFPKSAIEFKFGEFLPFHSNGMKFVARDAEGQELDSRIYYSIGGGFVVSEDETTSNEPPQLTVAALPHPFTTAVELLEIGRETGKSIAEIALANELALRDEDEVYKGLDRIWDVMQDCIRRGCRTEGILPGGLSVKRRAPTMKSRLQEQAESSYQDPVSILDWVNLYALAVNEENAAGGQVVTAPTNGAAGIIPAVLNYYRKLHPKATEQGVYTFLLTAAAIGVLYKRNASISGAEVGCQGEVGVACSMAAAGLTAALGGSNEQIENAAEIGMEHNLGLTCDPVGGLVQIPCIERNAMASVKAINATTLALKGDGSHHVSLDTVIETMWETGKDMLERYKETSQGGLAVKVGVHLPEC from the coding sequence ATGGACACGGAACAGAAAACCCAGGAAGTCGTCAGCGTCTTCGATCTGTTCAAGATTGGAATTGGGCCATCCAGCTCGCATTCAGTCGGCCCAATGGTCGCCGCAAATCGTTATTGTGAGCGGTTGGATGATACAGGCCTCTTTGAAAAACTGGATCATGTGACGGTGGAGCTTTATGGCTCGCTGGCTTTGACCGGTGTTGGCCATGGTACGGATACTGCGACTATTCTCGGCCTGCTTGGTGAGCGCCCGGATCTGATTGACACGGAGACGGTGCCTGGCAAATTGGCGGAGGTTTACGAAACCGGACAGTTGAATCTGTTCGGCCGCAAGTCAGTTGCCTTTCCGAAATCAGCTATTGAATTCAAGTTTGGGGAATTTCTGCCGTTTCATTCAAACGGCATGAAGTTTGTTGCGCGTGATGCCGAAGGACAGGAGCTGGATTCACGCATTTATTATTCCATCGGCGGCGGCTTTGTGGTTTCGGAAGACGAGACAACCAGCAATGAACCTCCACAGCTGACAGTCGCGGCCCTCCCACATCCGTTTACAACAGCGGTAGAGCTTCTGGAGATCGGGCGGGAAACAGGCAAATCCATAGCTGAGATTGCTCTGGCCAATGAACTGGCTCTCAGGGATGAGGATGAGGTTTACAAGGGCCTCGACCGGATCTGGGACGTTATGCAGGACTGTATCCGTCGTGGTTGCCGGACCGAAGGTATTCTGCCGGGTGGTCTGAGCGTCAAACGGCGCGCGCCGACCATGAAGAGCCGCCTGCAGGAGCAGGCTGAATCATCCTATCAGGATCCGGTCAGTATTCTGGACTGGGTCAATCTCTACGCGCTTGCTGTCAATGAAGAGAATGCCGCCGGTGGTCAGGTGGTGACGGCACCGACCAATGGGGCTGCGGGCATTATTCCTGCCGTGCTCAATTATTATCGTAAACTGCATCCCAAGGCGACCGAGCAGGGGGTCTATACCTTTCTGCTGACGGCAGCAGCGATTGGTGTTCTCTATAAGCGGAATGCGTCTATCTCAGGCGCTGAAGTGGGGTGCCAGGGAGAAGTTGGCGTTGCCTGTTCCATGGCTGCTGCAGGCCTCACGGCTGCGCTTGGAGGTAGTAATGAGCAGATTGAGAATGCTGCCGAGATTGGCATGGAGCATAATCTTGGTCTGACCTGTGACCCGGTTGGCGGGCTGGTCCAGATCCCCTGCATTGAGCGGAATGCCATGGCTTCGGTCAAAGCGATCAATGCCACAACACTGGCGCTGAAAGGTGATGGCAGCCATCATGTGTCTCTGGATACAGTGATCGAGACCATGTGGGAAACTGGCAAGGACATGCTGGAGCGCTACAAGGAGACCAGCCAGGGCGGGCTGGCTGTGAAGGTTGGTGTGCATCTGCCCGAGTGCTGA